Proteins co-encoded in one Armatimonadota bacterium genomic window:
- a CDS encoding metallophosphoesterase family protein gives MLRAFRYCPQFVLSVLVVALFSAADAAIVVQPYLQNPTETTMDILWWTDTECADNRVEYGDGWQSRVDVTPVFVPTMGRYLCQATITGLAPGTPYPYRVISGEETSGEYTFATSPSADQAAVHGVHIGILGDGRTDNEAVRRRHRQIAHLARSRGADLLFEIGDMVYDGSRAHWDFLMQRVLTTSDPENADCPTASFVPYLMAVGNHEIYGGEGGYAKGGLADTMPRYQAIVSNPDNETTDPRWAERYYSLKYGPITFIVLDANNTSADELDNHRDIPDGFSPDWEPGSEQYLWMLERLEQARSESAFTIVMSHPASYSRGVHGTSDNPGTDYQTGYELRTLDPVFRQYGVDAVIQSHDHLVEHCVTGPPGWWRQKGAFEPEHPQHSAWLDDPANLNYLVIGNSGEASRGAHPNWADWMDIHRDDPEAPVGTFYSRFFYPWVGLSQMASYLDLRVIKRGATWEATFSIVRRDDDTGEVAEFNEFILTRRDPVGG, from the coding sequence ATGCTCCGCGCGTTCCGGTATTGCCCCCAATTCGTGCTTTCAGTCCTCGTGGTCGCGCTCTTTTCGGCAGCCGACGCCGCCATTGTAGTCCAGCCTTACCTGCAGAACCCGACCGAGACCACCATGGACATTCTTTGGTGGACTGACACGGAATGCGCTGACAACCGAGTGGAGTATGGTGACGGCTGGCAATCCCGGGTTGACGTCACACCCGTTTTCGTGCCGACGATGGGGCGCTACCTGTGCCAGGCGACAATCACCGGCCTTGCCCCCGGGACACCATACCCCTACCGGGTGATCTCGGGCGAGGAGACCAGCGGTGAGTACACTTTCGCCACCTCGCCTTCTGCCGACCAGGCAGCAGTGCACGGGGTGCACATTGGCATACTGGGGGACGGGAGGACGGATAACGAGGCCGTCCGCCGGCGACACCGCCAGATCGCGCACCTCGCTCGAAGTCGCGGTGCCGACTTGCTTTTCGAGATCGGTGACATGGTCTACGACGGATCTCGGGCACACTGGGACTTCCTGATGCAGCGGGTCCTGACTACGAGCGACCCCGAGAACGCAGACTGCCCAACGGCGAGCTTCGTGCCCTACTTGATGGCAGTGGGAAACCATGAAATCTACGGTGGGGAGGGAGGCTACGCGAAGGGCGGACTGGCCGATACCATGCCGCGGTATCAGGCTATCGTAAGCAATCCCGACAACGAGACCACGGATCCTCGTTGGGCGGAGCGATACTACAGCCTGAAGTATGGGCCGATTACGTTCATCGTGCTGGATGCGAACAACACCAGTGCCGACGAACTGGACAATCACCGTGATATCCCCGATGGGTTCAGCCCCGACTGGGAGCCAGGCAGCGAGCAGTACCTATGGATGCTTGAGCGCCTGGAGCAAGCGCGGTCGGAGTCTGCGTTCACCATCGTCATGTCGCACCCCGCGTCCTACAGCCGAGGGGTTCACGGGACCAGTGACAATCCTGGCACCGACTACCAGACGGGTTACGAATTGCGTACACTGGACCCGGTATTCCGGCAGTACGGGGTTGATGCGGTAATCCAATCACACGACCATCTGGTGGAGCACTGCGTCACAGGACCTCCCGGCTGGTGGAGACAGAAGGGGGCGTTCGAGCCGGAACATCCCCAGCACTCCGCCTGGCTGGACGATCCCGCAAACCTGAACTACCTGGTGATCGGCAATTCAGGTGAGGCCAGCCGCGGGGCGCACCCCAACTGGGCTGACTGGATGGATATCCATCGCGATGACCCTGAGGCACCAGTCGGAACATTCTACTCACGGTTCTTCTACCCGTGGGTGGGATTGAGCCAGATGGCCAGCTACCTTGACCTGCGCGTGATCAAGCGCGGAGCGACCTGGGAAGCCACTTTCTCAATAGTGCGCCGGGACGACGATACAGGCGAAGTGGCTGAGTTCAATGAGTTCATTCTGACCCGTCGCGACCCCGTCGGGGGCTGA
- a CDS encoding putative zinc-binding protein, translating to MSKQCLCEPAEVLIVPCGGASNCGQATSEAAVQLTREGVGEIFCLAGLAAHIPEMIETARQARRVCVVDGCSLQCARKTVEHAGITVTDHLDLSREDVPKARDFQRVQQNVLFTVKLMKQMLKEEPKGVDER from the coding sequence GTGAGCAAGCAGTGTCTCTGTGAACCAGCGGAAGTGCTGATCGTGCCATGTGGCGGAGCGTCGAACTGTGGCCAGGCCACCAGTGAAGCGGCAGTTCAGCTCACGCGGGAGGGTGTGGGGGAGATCTTCTGCCTGGCCGGCCTGGCAGCCCACATCCCCGAAATGATTGAGACTGCCCGGCAAGCGCGACGCGTCTGTGTTGTGGACGGCTGTAGCCTGCAATGCGCGCGAAAGACTGTGGAACACGCGGGCATCACGGTCACGGATCATTTGGACCTCTCGCGCGAAGACGTCCCCAAGGCTCGCGATTTTCAGAGGGTGCAGCAGAACGTGTTGTTCACGGTCAAGCTGATGAAGCAGATGCTCAAAGAGGAGCCGAAGGGAGTTGATGAGAGATGA
- a CDS encoding 4Fe-4S dicluster domain-containing protein, translating into MAANWFPTIDDEKCVQCLQCVNFCPHGVYEERDGSPVVVKPEACVEFCRGCQKICDAHAIFFPGDVR; encoded by the coding sequence ATGGCCGCGAACTGGTTCCCCACGATCGACGACGAGAAGTGTGTCCAATGCCTTCAGTGCGTCAACTTCTGCCCCCACGGGGTCTACGAAGAGCGTGACGGCTCGCCGGTTGTGGTCAAGCCGGAGGCGTGCGTAGAGTTCTGCCGAGGGTGTCAGAAGATATGTGATGCCCATGCCATTTTCTTCCCGGGAGATGTGCGTTGA
- a CDS encoding DUF1559 domain-containing protein has protein sequence MQRRGFTLIELLVVIAIIAILAAILFPVFARAREKARQASCLSNLKQIGLAFMMYAQDYDECWGFTTWYDCYDASNNWRPGAMGWAISLQPYIKNRQMLVCPSDAEKACFSKPGGNQGYFPMLQAAGYNPASDTQPDLAAAFPLSYAANVYLGWSQNANSMAQIQNPARCFLVSELGKGSYAYSVWYMYPGYGTPTRWEAGARHNEGRNYAFCDGHAKWTKELCAAGTAAGTVLTTYQNAGVYTYPSTP, from the coding sequence ATGCAAAGACGCGGATTCACGCTCATCGAGTTGTTGGTCGTGATTGCGATCATCGCAATCCTGGCGGCGATTTTGTTCCCCGTGTTCGCCCGGGCCCGGGAGAAGGCCCGGCAAGCAAGTTGTCTGTCCAACCTCAAGCAGATCGGCCTTGCGTTCATGATGTACGCTCAGGACTATGACGAGTGCTGGGGTTTCACAACCTGGTATGACTGCTACGACGCTTCCAACAACTGGCGACCGGGCGCGATGGGCTGGGCAATCTCCCTGCAGCCGTACATCAAGAACCGGCAGATGCTAGTCTGCCCAAGCGACGCGGAGAAGGCGTGCTTTTCCAAGCCGGGTGGCAACCAGGGCTACTTCCCCATGCTCCAGGCTGCGGGCTACAACCCCGCATCCGACACTCAGCCCGACCTTGCCGCCGCCTTCCCGCTGAGCTACGCCGCCAACGTGTACCTGGGCTGGAGCCAGAACGCCAACTCGATGGCTCAGATCCAGAACCCGGCAAGGTGCTTCCTTGTTTCGGAGCTGGGCAAGGGCAGTTACGCATACTCAGTGTGGTACATGTACCCTGGGTACGGGACGCCGACCCGATGGGAAGCGGGGGCCCGGCATAATGAAGGCCGCAACTACGCCTTCTGCGACGGGCATGCCAAGTGGACCAAGGAGCTCTGCGCGGCGGGTACGGCGGCCGGCACGGTTCTGACGACCTATCAGAACGCAGGTGTTTACACCTACCCGTCAACTCCATAG
- a CDS encoding prephenate dehydrogenase/arogenate dehydrogenase family protein — translation MSQLADLRIACVGSGIMGGLLVKQLVGAGAVPASNVVCSDKDEDKLAALAGSLGVRTTSDNAEAAALADVVIVAVPPPAVLPVLAEVAPALGAGKLVISVAAGVTLAAMERAVPEGVHLARVMPNTPSLVGEGMNTFVCAPGMPQDLRMVLDAMLEIWGESLEIDEGLLNAFCALLAVGPTYLFPMAGQLIESAQAAGISASDARVCTAQLFVGVGALLRDTDADVDALLNMISMQPMDAAAVRKLVGDAYCAVSGKLADVQSKLSG, via the coding sequence ATGTCACAGCTTGCCGACTTACGCATCGCCTGCGTGGGTAGTGGAATCATGGGAGGGTTGCTCGTCAAGCAGCTGGTGGGCGCCGGTGCCGTGCCAGCATCGAATGTCGTCTGCTCGGACAAGGACGAGGACAAGCTGGCGGCGCTGGCGGGGTCCCTTGGCGTCAGAACGACGTCCGACAATGCGGAGGCGGCCGCACTTGCGGACGTGGTCATCGTCGCCGTTCCGCCCCCAGCGGTACTGCCCGTGCTGGCCGAGGTCGCGCCGGCACTGGGTGCGGGTAAGCTCGTCATCTCCGTGGCGGCCGGGGTCACTCTGGCTGCGATGGAGCGCGCGGTCCCCGAAGGCGTACACCTGGCACGGGTTATGCCGAACACCCCCTCGCTGGTCGGCGAGGGCATGAACACCTTCGTTTGTGCGCCCGGAATGCCACAGGACCTGCGCATGGTGCTGGACGCTATGCTCGAGATCTGGGGCGAGAGCCTGGAGATCGACGAAGGTCTGCTCAATGCGTTCTGCGCGCTTCTGGCTGTGGGCCCGACCTATCTTTTCCCAATGGCGGGCCAGTTGATCGAGTCGGCGCAAGCGGCCGGGATCTCCGCGTCGGACGCCCGTGTCTGCACAGCGCAGCTTTTCGTCGGCGTCGGCGCCTTGCTTCGGGACACAGATGCCGATGTGGATGCTCTGCTCAATATGATCAGCATGCAGCCGATGGACGCAGCCGCTGTGCGAAAGCTTGTCGGCGACGCATACTGCGCGGTCAGCGGCAAGCTTGCCGACGTGCAGTCCAAGCTGTCGGGCTAG
- a CDS encoding TM0996/MTH895 family glutaredoxin-like protein, with translation MTIQILGTGCPKCKKLAENTEAALKLAGVEAQIEKVTSVAEIAKFGAMFTPALAIDGKLKVAGKVLPPEKIAELIKSSET, from the coding sequence ATGACGATCCAGATTCTGGGCACGGGCTGCCCGAAGTGCAAGAAACTTGCCGAGAACACCGAGGCCGCTTTGAAATTGGCAGGTGTGGAAGCGCAGATCGAGAAGGTCACCAGTGTGGCCGAAATCGCGAAGTTTGGCGCGATGTTCACCCCTGCGCTGGCAATCGATGGAAAGCTCAAGGTCGCGGGGAAGGTATTGCCGCCGGAAAAGATAGCTGAGCTAATCAAGTCCAGCGAGACCTGA
- a CDS encoding permease translates to MSDRAKFLVILAVFLVCYFIPLQHPRVQSAIWDMFLMLQDYAQKHVLFCLVPAFFIAGAIAVFISQASVLKYFGPKANKVLSYGVASVSGTVLAVCSCTVLPLFAGLYTRGAGIGPATAFLYSGPAINVLAIILTARILGFEMGIARAVGAVVFSIVVGLSMHFLFRKDEEKRAAETEAAFGDMDDDEVRPLWQTAAYVATMVFILIFAAWAKPAEQSGFWWEVYKIHWFIVLPLLAILGLMLWRWFSREEISEWTSATWGFAAQIMPLLFVGVLAAGLLLGMPGSDNGLIPNEWVAKLVGGNSLRANFFASIVAAFMYFATLTEVPILQGLMGSGMGKGPALALLLAGPALSLPNMLVIRSVLGTKKTLAFVTIIVVLATLTGMIYGAIAA, encoded by the coding sequence TTGTCCGATCGAGCGAAGTTCCTCGTTATCCTTGCCGTCTTCCTCGTCTGTTACTTCATTCCGCTGCAGCACCCTCGCGTTCAGAGCGCCATCTGGGACATGTTCCTGATGCTCCAGGACTACGCCCAGAAACACGTGCTCTTCTGCCTGGTGCCCGCGTTCTTCATCGCAGGCGCGATTGCCGTCTTCATCAGCCAGGCGTCAGTTCTCAAGTACTTCGGCCCCAAGGCCAATAAGGTGTTGTCGTACGGCGTCGCCTCCGTCTCGGGCACGGTGCTTGCAGTCTGCTCGTGCACGGTCTTGCCCCTGTTCGCGGGCCTGTACACGCGGGGAGCGGGTATTGGTCCGGCCACCGCCTTCCTGTACTCCGGCCCGGCGATCAACGTCCTTGCCATCATCCTCACCGCCAGGATTCTCGGCTTCGAGATGGGCATCGCCCGCGCAGTCGGTGCGGTCGTCTTTTCCATCGTGGTCGGTCTGTCGATGCACTTCCTGTTCCGCAAGGATGAGGAGAAGCGCGCCGCTGAGACCGAAGCCGCTTTCGGAGACATGGATGACGATGAGGTGCGGCCCCTTTGGCAGACGGCGGCGTATGTGGCCACAATGGTCTTCATCCTCATCTTCGCGGCGTGGGCGAAGCCTGCAGAGCAATCGGGCTTCTGGTGGGAAGTGTACAAAATACACTGGTTCATCGTGCTGCCGCTCCTGGCAATCCTGGGCCTCATGCTCTGGCGCTGGTTCTCCCGCGAGGAGATCAGCGAGTGGACCAGTGCCACCTGGGGTTTCGCCGCCCAGATCATGCCCCTGCTATTCGTGGGCGTGCTCGCCGCGGGCCTGCTTTTGGGCATGCCGGGCAGCGACAACGGGCTGATCCCCAACGAATGGGTGGCGAAGTTGGTGGGTGGAAACTCCCTGCGGGCCAATTTCTTCGCATCCATCGTGGCGGCATTCATGTATTTCGCGACCCTCACCGAAGTTCCCATTCTCCAGGGCTTGATGGGCAGCGGCATGGGCAAGGGCCCGGCACTGGCGCTTCTTCTGGCCGGCCCTGCGCTCTCATTGCCCAACATGCTGGTGATCCGCAGCGTCCTGGGAACGAAGAAGACATTAGCGTTTGTTACAATTATCGTCGTCTTGGCGACACTGACTGGAATGATTTACGGAGCCATCGCGGCATAG
- a CDS encoding AAA family ATPase, whose translation MPQEHHCPACGRAIAPDDRFCGRCGTAVADKPASAPRAARASLGEVFAHLRSGEQRPATILMTDVSGFSSLAEGVEPEWLYHLINQVFEELVDCLVAHGAHIDNYVGDEIVALFGVPFAQEKSAVRAILAALSMRERLDRLNRAGRFGNVPLGIHTGINAGPVMVGPVGHREHADYTVIGDTVNVAKRLESEAPVGEVYVSRAVRDAAATEIDFESVGSVSLRGRREPVEVFRVLGARRRSKASLSSEASPARATVPRERELAELSRLSEEASSGNVRVACVTGPPGIGKSALVAHWLQSNALSDFRILSAFCHACGQQFPLLPLADILSQVTGLRVENWPPQVVGDFGAGLAALGLAESHRRSLCGALSHFSVRPHQYEASDAQGLGESLAALIGRITASGPVCLVLEDIHWCDEGTQQVLVEALASYSRWPLLVLLTARPPLPDWMMAALPVTLVDVRPLARRAMEQLVASWASPQILPATTVRAICDRADGHPYFARELVRALRERATPSAGSDGGLPDTLQELFLSRLDSLPLPLRQTVQAASVVGEPFSASLLASCLEGDVPVSDGILWQAAQAGLLRPGSGAGQYVFGPRLLFDAAYATIPPSRRRDLHARIATHLAGQLSTMGASAVHAAAHHAYLGYGDERALDLLMRSAEQYRAQYANRHAIQAAGRALEIIVSLPDPATRLVQRLEALLLLAQSHQVVGELGAAEGALAEAEVLAEDCTDCEINGRIALASATLQWMQGDLSKASAGFARAHQMWEALGNATRAAQALVGGGLCAGQSGDREGALALFERAAADPRVEPWVHAAAVNNAGIMLLEDGRYEEAEPYLSAGLDANERDDDRRGRAQSKTSLGELNYRRGRLDVARELLEQAVAEAGEIEDASCLPLATAYLARVLSASGGASVARSLLAAIARDVEVLQPDVEAPLRVAELEATLPCAVVAADQAARAQARGLRALSNWPACPGQVSAVCQNAYVEILCVGVEGALLSGHRTTGPWFDRLRDHADSAVDVHLRRYAEWLLSLADQGQEVPPFADQPQSDSVSATDPGTIFNVRARRLREALGR comes from the coding sequence TTGCCACAGGAGCACCATTGCCCTGCGTGCGGTCGCGCGATTGCACCCGACGACCGCTTCTGCGGCCGCTGTGGGACCGCGGTTGCGGATAAGCCGGCGTCGGCTCCCCGGGCTGCCCGGGCTTCGCTCGGCGAGGTGTTCGCCCACCTGCGTTCCGGTGAGCAGCGGCCCGCTACCATTCTCATGACTGACGTCTCTGGGTTCAGCAGTCTCGCGGAAGGCGTGGAGCCCGAGTGGTTGTACCACCTGATCAACCAGGTGTTCGAAGAGCTGGTCGACTGCCTCGTTGCCCACGGCGCCCACATCGACAACTACGTGGGTGATGAGATCGTTGCGCTCTTCGGGGTCCCCTTCGCCCAGGAGAAATCCGCGGTGCGAGCCATCCTCGCCGCCCTGTCCATGCGGGAACGCCTGGACCGCCTGAACCGGGCAGGACGGTTCGGGAACGTGCCTCTGGGCATCCACACCGGGATCAATGCGGGGCCCGTGATGGTCGGTCCCGTGGGGCACCGCGAACACGCCGACTACACCGTGATCGGCGACACGGTGAACGTGGCCAAGCGGCTGGAGAGTGAGGCCCCGGTGGGGGAGGTGTACGTCAGCAGGGCAGTGCGTGACGCCGCGGCAACTGAGATCGATTTCGAGTCGGTCGGCAGTGTGTCGCTACGGGGACGCCGGGAGCCTGTGGAAGTCTTCCGGGTGCTTGGGGCGCGGCGAAGGTCGAAGGCTTCACTGAGCAGCGAGGCGTCACCTGCCCGGGCGACAGTCCCTCGGGAACGAGAACTGGCCGAGTTGTCGCGACTGTCGGAGGAGGCCAGCTCAGGCAACGTGCGGGTCGCCTGCGTGACAGGCCCGCCCGGCATCGGCAAGTCGGCGCTGGTGGCTCACTGGCTGCAGAGCAACGCGCTCTCGGATTTCCGGATCCTCTCCGCCTTCTGCCACGCTTGCGGTCAGCAGTTCCCGCTACTTCCCTTGGCAGACATACTCTCCCAAGTCACCGGGCTCCGCGTGGAAAACTGGCCGCCCCAGGTGGTGGGGGACTTTGGGGCGGGGTTGGCCGCTCTGGGGCTGGCGGAATCTCACCGCCGATCGTTGTGCGGTGCGCTCAGCCACTTCTCTGTCCGCCCTCATCAATATGAGGCCTCGGATGCCCAGGGGCTGGGTGAGAGTCTGGCTGCGCTGATTGGGAGAATCACCGCTTCCGGCCCGGTTTGCCTGGTGCTGGAGGACATTCACTGGTGCGACGAGGGCACACAACAGGTGCTGGTTGAGGCGCTGGCCAGTTACTCGCGCTGGCCCCTGCTGGTTTTGCTGACCGCGCGCCCTCCACTGCCCGACTGGATGATGGCGGCGCTGCCTGTCACACTCGTGGACGTGCGACCACTTGCGCGGCGGGCGATGGAACAGTTGGTGGCGTCCTGGGCATCGCCGCAGATTCTCCCAGCTACAACAGTGCGGGCAATCTGCGACCGGGCGGACGGCCATCCGTATTTCGCGCGCGAACTGGTGCGGGCGTTGCGTGAGCGCGCCACACCTTCTGCCGGATCAGACGGGGGACTGCCGGACACACTTCAGGAGCTGTTCCTCTCCAGGCTTGACAGCCTGCCGCTGCCCCTGCGCCAGACCGTTCAGGCTGCCTCGGTGGTCGGGGAACCTTTCTCGGCGTCCTTATTGGCCTCCTGTCTGGAGGGCGACGTGCCTGTCTCCGATGGCATCCTGTGGCAGGCCGCTCAAGCCGGCCTGCTAAGGCCGGGTAGCGGGGCTGGACAGTATGTCTTCGGCCCGCGCCTTCTGTTTGATGCTGCGTACGCCACGATCCCTCCTTCACGCCGGCGCGACCTGCACGCGAGGATCGCGACTCATCTGGCTGGGCAGCTGAGCACTATGGGCGCATCTGCAGTGCATGCGGCAGCACACCATGCTTATCTGGGCTATGGAGACGAGCGTGCCCTGGACCTGCTGATGCGTTCCGCCGAGCAGTACCGGGCGCAGTACGCAAACCGCCATGCGATCCAGGCGGCCGGCAGAGCGCTGGAGATAATCGTTTCTCTACCCGATCCCGCGACCCGACTTGTGCAGCGACTGGAAGCGTTGTTGTTGCTTGCTCAATCGCACCAGGTTGTCGGGGAGTTGGGTGCGGCAGAAGGGGCACTTGCAGAGGCTGAGGTTCTCGCTGAGGACTGCACGGATTGCGAGATCAATGGGCGCATCGCGCTGGCATCGGCGACACTGCAGTGGATGCAAGGCGACCTGAGCAAGGCGAGCGCAGGCTTCGCGCGGGCGCATCAGATGTGGGAGGCACTGGGTAACGCGACCCGCGCCGCCCAGGCGTTGGTTGGCGGCGGATTGTGCGCCGGGCAGTCAGGTGACCGGGAAGGCGCGCTGGCGCTGTTCGAGCGCGCGGCCGCCGACCCGCGCGTGGAACCCTGGGTACACGCGGCTGCGGTCAATAACGCGGGCATCATGTTGCTTGAGGACGGACGGTACGAGGAAGCGGAGCCCTACCTTAGCGCTGGGCTTGACGCGAACGAGCGGGATGACGATCGGCGGGGGCGCGCGCAGTCGAAGACGAGCCTGGGCGAACTCAACTACCGGCGGGGCCGCCTCGACGTTGCTCGAGAATTGCTGGAGCAGGCCGTCGCAGAAGCCGGCGAGATCGAGGATGCATCGTGTCTGCCCCTGGCGACGGCATACCTGGCGCGGGTGCTGTCCGCCTCGGGTGGCGCGTCTGTGGCACGGTCTTTGCTGGCAGCAATCGCCCGGGATGTCGAAGTGCTCCAGCCCGACGTGGAAGCCCCCTTGCGGGTGGCAGAACTCGAGGCCACGCTCCCCTGCGCCGTGGTCGCAGCGGACCAGGCCGCCCGCGCCCAGGCGCGCGGCCTGCGAGCTCTTAGCAATTGGCCCGCCTGCCCTGGCCAGGTCAGCGCCGTCTGCCAGAATGCCTACGTGGAGATCCTGTGCGTGGGCGTTGAAGGAGCCCTGCTCTCCGGACACCGCACCACCGGCCCGTGGTTCGACAGGCTGCGCGATCATGCAGACTCCGCCGTGGATGTCCATCTCCGCAGGTATGCGGAATGGCTCCTGAGCCTTGCTGACCAGGGCCAGGAAGTTCCGCCTTTCGCGGACCAGCCGCAGTCTGACAGCGTTTCCGCGACCGATCCCGGAACCATCTTCAATGTCCGGGCTCGGCGCCTGCGCGAGGCGCTGGGCCGGTGA
- a CDS encoding heterodisulfide reductase subunit A-like protein, translating into MSVDRGKRGLLLCVCQGTCPSFHQMNVFEVLNALRREKLIDWVGIHPQLCADDGDTYLKDLLRGVDDLEQLYVAGCDPTMQKKMYRFAFDEAGFDPAKHKGVDIRNMTTDQAIAAIKQLIAETEAQDA; encoded by the coding sequence ATGAGCGTTGACCGGGGCAAGCGAGGCCTGCTGCTGTGCGTCTGCCAGGGTACCTGCCCTTCTTTCCACCAGATGAACGTCTTCGAGGTGCTCAACGCATTGCGGCGGGAAAAGCTCATTGACTGGGTGGGCATACACCCGCAACTCTGTGCGGATGACGGCGACACCTACCTGAAAGATCTGCTCCGCGGTGTGGATGATCTTGAGCAGTTATACGTGGCTGGTTGCGATCCAACGATGCAGAAGAAGATGTACCGTTTCGCCTTCGACGAGGCAGGCTTCGATCCGGCCAAACACAAGGGCGTGGACATCCGCAATATGACCACCGACCAGGCCATAGCCGCGATCAAGCAGCTGATCGCCGAGACCGAGGCCCAGGATGCTTGA
- a CDS encoding DUF169 domain-containing protein, with translation MREAAGTLKSVLGLTSEPVAVKFLTDAQQVSGYEALPNRRYCQMIMQARRGQKVILTAENIACPAAAAAFGFKPLPPKLASGEMLAAFGIFGSPEAGKATVDSMRRLKQGEYAAVALSPLEKADYEPDVVVVEAAIEQLMWIALAARYETGGRAEFTTAILQATCEDTTVLPFLTGELNATLGCYGCREATDMGSEETVIGFPGGLLDAVVRGLHELGRKALPRVRAKGAYQRLAGCVVGDTNETTRSASST, from the coding sequence CTGCGAGAAGCTGCCGGTACTCTGAAGAGCGTCCTTGGTCTGACATCGGAGCCTGTCGCCGTCAAGTTTCTGACTGATGCGCAGCAGGTAAGTGGCTATGAAGCCCTGCCGAACCGGCGCTATTGCCAGATGATCATGCAGGCGCGGCGAGGGCAGAAGGTCATCCTGACAGCCGAAAACATCGCCTGTCCGGCGGCCGCGGCAGCATTCGGGTTCAAGCCGCTCCCACCCAAACTCGCCTCGGGCGAGATGCTGGCCGCCTTCGGCATCTTCGGCAGCCCAGAGGCAGGGAAGGCGACCGTCGACTCAATGCGACGCCTGAAACAGGGCGAGTATGCGGCTGTGGCTCTCAGTCCGCTGGAGAAAGCCGATTACGAGCCGGACGTGGTTGTGGTCGAGGCTGCCATCGAGCAGCTCATGTGGATCGCCTTGGCCGCCCGCTACGAAACAGGGGGGAGGGCCGAGTTCACGACGGCCATTCTCCAGGCCACCTGCGAGGACACCACCGTATTGCCCTTCCTCACCGGTGAACTCAACGCAACCCTGGGCTGCTATGGATGTCGGGAAGCGACAGATATGGGGTCGGAGGAGACGGTCATCGGCTTCCCCGGTGGGCTGCTGGATGCTGTGGTTCGTGGCCTGCACGAACTTGGGCGAAAGGCGCTTCCGCGGGTTCGCGCAAAAGGCGCTTACCAGCGTCTGGCAGGCTGTGTCGTTGGAGACACCAATGAAACAACAAGGAGCGCGTCGTCCACATGA
- a CDS encoding winged helix-turn-helix transcriptional regulator: protein MKTVNDADYKRRAQVLKALGHPSRLAMVESLLQGEKCVCELQELVGSDMSTVSKHLSVLRNANLVADRKEGLKVYYSLRMPCVARFFECVDEVLGSKSGFPS from the coding sequence ATGAAAACTGTTAACGACGCCGACTACAAACGACGTGCCCAGGTTCTGAAAGCGCTCGGCCACCCCAGTCGCCTCGCCATGGTTGAGTCTCTGTTGCAGGGGGAGAAATGCGTCTGCGAACTGCAGGAGTTGGTCGGTTCGGATATGTCCACCGTCTCCAAGCACCTGTCGGTTCTGCGGAACGCAAATCTCGTGGCCGATCGCAAGGAAGGCCTCAAGGTGTATTACAGCCTGCGGATGCCGTGCGTCGCACGGTTTTTCGAATGCGTTGACGAAGTCCTCGGGAGCAAATCCGGATTCCCGAGCTGA
- a CDS encoding putative zinc-binding protein: MADCCSKPTNAVSDCACSGDNVLIFACSGGSNVGQLTNEAAKKLDQEGLGKFYCLAGIGGDIEAMKVNAAGADKIIALDGCGVACAKMTLERAGLPISCYLVVTDEGIEKGHHFEMSCEQLDAICGRVRDILP, translated from the coding sequence ATGGCTGATTGCTGCAGCAAACCCACTAATGCGGTGAGTGATTGTGCCTGCTCTGGCGACAATGTGCTCATTTTCGCCTGCAGCGGCGGGTCGAATGTCGGTCAACTGACAAACGAAGCTGCGAAGAAGCTGGACCAGGAGGGCTTGGGTAAGTTCTACTGTTTGGCCGGTATTGGTGGAGACATCGAGGCGATGAAAGTGAACGCCGCGGGAGCCGACAAGATCATCGCCCTCGACGGTTGCGGTGTTGCCTGCGCGAAGATGACCCTGGAGCGTGCGGGACTGCCTATCTCCTGTTATCTGGTAGTGACTGACGAGGGGATTGAGAAAGGGCATCATTTCGAGATGTCTTGCGAGCAGTTGGACGCGATCTGCGGCCGCGTCCGGGATATCCTCCCCTGA